In Longimicrobium sp., the sequence TGGCCTCGGGGCCCCAGGGATACCAGTCCACCGGGTTGTGCGCGTGCTGCAGCAGGTACGGGCTCGTCTCGTTCGCCAGGCGGTTCGCCATCTCGGTCTCCGGCAGGTGAGTGGGTTGTCCCCGCCACCCGCGCCATGTCCATGCCATCACCGGAGGCAGGGCTTGCGCATTCCGTTTGATTTGATGATCTTCACTCCGTTCATCTGATTTGCACCGGCGCCCGGAGTGTACGATGCCGGATCTTCGCGACATCTACCCGCTCACCGACTTCACGCGCAACACGCGCGAACACATCGCCAGGCTTCGGGAGACGGGGCGGCCGGCGGTGCTCACCGTCAACGGGCGTTCCGAGCTGGTGGTCCAGAGCGCGGAAGCGTACTACCGGCTGCTGGAGGTTGTAGACCGCGCTGAAACGATCCTCGTCATCCAGCGCGGGCGTGCGGACGTCGCAGCCGGCGAGACGATGCCCCTCGACGAAGCGTTCGGGGAGATCCGCGCGACCATCGCACCGTAGCTCGGTCACCCTCTTCCACAAACTGGCGGTAGTGGTCACAAAGCTACACTCTTGCGCGCCTAGGGAGTGTCGTTTACAATGGGCGCCTCGTGATGGGAGAGTTGACGCGACATCGTGAGATACGCATCTTGTGAGCAGCGAATTCACTGCTCACGAGGTGCACCCATGATCAACCTGCGCGACATCTACTCGCTCACCGAGTTCCAGCGCAACGCCAGGAGCCACCTCGCACGGCTGCGCGACAGCGGCCTCCCGTCGGTGCTGACCGTGAACGGCCGCGCCGAGCTCGTGGTGCAGGACGCCGCCAGCTACCAGGAACTGCTCGACAAGGTCGAGCGTGCCGAGGCCATCCTGGCCGTGCAGGAGGGGCTGGCGTCCGTCGAGCGCGGCGAGGGCAAGCCCGCGCGCGCCGCCATCGAAGGCATCCGCAAACGAGCCCGGAGATCCGGTTGACCTACTACGGAGTGATCGTTCAGCCACGGGCCGAGCGCGACATCGAGCAGGCGTACCAGTATCTGCTGAAGCGCGCTCCGGCGACCGCCGACCGGTGGCTGGACGGGATCTCCGAGGCGATCCTCTCCCTCGAAGAAATGCCGTCGCGATGCGCGCTCGCGCCGGAGTCGGTGCACGTGTCGCGGGTGGTGCGGCACCTGATGCATGGCGACTACCGCATCATTTTTCTGGTCCAGCAGCGGCACGTTCGGGTCCTTACGGTCCGGCATGCCGCACGCAAGCCGCTTCGGAGACTTCCCCGCATCTGATCCTTCCCGCGCACGCCGCGCCGGTGCCCGCTGACGGCACCGGCGTTGCGTGCTATGTTGTGCTCCCGTTTCCGTTTCCGTGGCCTATACGCAGGGCATCTCCGTGCAGCAGATCTTCCGGCGCCTGTTCAGGCAGAAGTTCGGCAAGAACCCCGTCTCCATCCTTCCGCTGGACGGCGACGGGTCGCAGCGGCAGATGTATCGCATGGTCGGCGACGCCATGGAGACGGCGATCGGCGTGGTGGGTCCCGACCGCGAGGAGAACCGCGCGTTCCTGTCGTACACCGAGGCCTTCCGCTCCATCGCCCTCCCCGTTCCCGAGATCTACGGGGTGGACGAGAAGGCGGGGCTGTACGTGGAGGAAGACCTGGGCGAGACCACGCTCTTCGACGGGCTGTCGCTGGCGCGCAAGGCCGACGGCGCCAGCCCCTTCCCGGCGGCGATGGTCCCTGTCTACCGGCGCATCCTGGAGCTGCTGCCGCGCTTCCAGGTGGAGGGCGGGAAGGCGGTGGACTACTCGGTGGCCTATCCGCGCGCGGCGTTCGACCGGCAGTCGATCCTGTGGGACCTGAACTACTTCAAGTACCACTTCCTGAAGCTGGCGCACGTCCCGTTCAACGAGGCGCGGCTGGAGAAGGACTTCCGCCGCTTCGCCACCTTCCTGCTGGGCGCCGACACGCGCCACTTCCTGTATCGCGACTTCCAGAGCCGCAACATCATGCTGCGCGACGGGGAGCCGTGGTTCATCGACTACCAGGGCGGCCGGCGCGGCGCGCTGCAGTACGATGTGGCCTCGCTCCTCATCGACCCCAAGGCGGGCGTGCCCGAGGAGCTGCGCGAGGAGCTGCTGGAGCATTACCTGGACGCGCTGGACCGGCATCTTCCCAACGTGGACCGGGCGCGCTTCCGCCAGCACTTCCGCGGGTACGTGCTCGTGCGGATCATGCAGGCCATGGGCGCGTACGGCTACCGCGGCTTCTACGAGCGCAAGCCGCGCTTCCTGCAGAGCGTGCCGCAGGCCATCCGCAACATCGAGCGCATCCTGGAGACTGGCTTCATCCCCGTGGAGCTGCCGGAGCTGCGCGCGGTGTTCGAGCGCATCTGCGCGTCGGGCTCGCTGCGCAGATCGCAGCCGAAGGCGGCGCCGGGGCTGACGGTGAACGTGGGAAGCTTCAGCTACAAGGGCGGCTACCCGGACGACAGCGGCGGCCACGGCGGCGGCTTCGTCTTCGACTGCCGCGCCATCCACAACCCGGGGCGCTATTCGGAGTACTCGCCGCTCTGCGGGTGCGACGAGCCGGTGATCGAGTTCCTGGCGTCGATGCCGGAGGTGGAGGAGTTCTGGGAGCACGTCTGCGGGCTGATCGACAACTCCGTCGGCGTCTACCTCCTCCGCGGCTTCACCTCGCTTTCCGTGTGGTTCGGGTGCACGGGCGGGCAGCACCGCTCGGTGTACTTCGCCAACCGCCTGGCGGAGCACCTGAAGAAGAACTTTCCCTCGGTGAACGTGGCCGTGCACCACCGCGAGGAGGGGAACTGGCCGGCCAACCGCCCGCAGCCCGAGGCGGAGTCCGAGGCCGAGGCGGAAACGCAGCCCGCCGGCGCGGCCCGGTAGCGCGGCCGTGGACGCCATGATCCTGGCGGCGGGGCTGGGCACGCGCCTCCGCCCCCTCACCGACCGCACGCCCAAGCCGCTCATCCCCGTCGGCGGCGTGCCCATGCTGGAGCGCGTGGCGCGGCGCCTGATCGCCGCGGGCGCGGACCGGCTGATCGTCAACACCTCGCATCTCGGCGAGCAGGTGGAGGCGTTCCTGCGCGAGCGGGACGGCTTCGGCGTGGAGTGGCACGTCTCCCCCGAGCCCGGCGAGCCGCTGGAAACCGGCGGCGCGCTGGTCCACGGCGAACCTCTCTTCCGCAAGGACACGCCTTTCTTCCTGCACAATTCCGACATCCTCACCGACGTGCCGCTGGCGGAGATGTACCGCGCGCACGTGCGGAGCGGGGCCTTGGCCACGCTGGCGGTGATGGAGCGCGACACCGCGCGCCACCTCCTCTTCGACGATCGCGGGCTGATGGGGCGCACGGATGCGAAGAAAGGCCTCGACCTGCGGGTTCGCGACGCCGCCGGCGAGGTCCGGAAGCTGGCCTTCGGGGGGATTCACGTCCTCTCGCCGCGCGTCTTCGCGCTGCTGGCGGAGCGCGGCGCGTTCTCCATCCTCGACCCGTACCTCCGCCTGGCCGGGGCGGGGGAGACGATCCTCCCCTTCCGGGTGGATGATTGCACATGGATCGACATCGGCCGTCCGGAGCAGCTGGAGATGGCGCACGCGCGGGTGGGCGAGCTGCGGGGATGAGGCGGCGGCGGATGGTGCCGTCGAGGATGGGTGATCCTGGGACGGTGATCATGCGAAGACGGGTGGCGGCCGGCAGAGGTATTCCTGGAGCGGATCATGTTTTGCGTCATTAATCGCATGGGCTGCGGAGACTCGCCGCATCCCGGGGCCATCCCGTTTCAACGCTTCAGGAGGACCGTATGAAGAAGCTCAGCCTGAACATCGACTCGCTGGCCGTGGAAAGCTTCGGCACCGATGGGGAAGCCGGGAAGCGCGGGACCGTGCGCGCGAACGAGGCCACGGAGCTGTACGGCACCGGTTGCGGGACGTGCTACGAGAACACCTGCGTCACCTGCGTATCGACGTGCCAGAACACCGGCTGCACGCGCAACCATCCGTGCTGGGAATGACGCGCCCCCGCCGCCCGGTGGCGGGGTAGCCTCGCTCGCCCTCCGGAGGGGCGGTGGGCGGAGGTTTTCGACCGGGCGGTATTGACGGCGGCTGGCCCGGTGCAGACTTTGGCGGCGCCGGTACACGGATGTGTGCCGGCGCTCTTGTTTGCATCACCGGATGGGAAGATGGAAGACGAACGGCGGCCGCTGCGCCTGGGCCACATCACCTACAGCAACTGCTTCCCCGTCCACGCGCGGCTGATGGATTGCGGCGCCCCGGACGGGATCGCCATCACCGAGGGCATCCCCGGCGTGCTGAACGGGCTGCTGGACCGCGGCGAGATCGACGTCGCCCCGTCTTCCAGCATCGAGTACGCGCGCCACGCCGGCCTCTACCGCATCCTCCCCGACTTCGTGATCGGCTCGCGCGGGCCGGTGCGCAGCATCCTCTTCCTCTCGCGCCGCGACCCGGCCGAGCTGGCGGGCGCCACCGTGGCGATGCCGACCGCCTCCGCGACGTCGGTGGTGCTGCTGAAGATCCTGCTGGCGAAGAAGTGGGGCGTGCGCCCGCGCGCCGTCTGGTTCGACCAGGCGCGAGAGGACCCGTTCGCCGCCGGCGCCGACGCCGCGCTGTTCATCGGCGACGTGGCGCTGCGCGACGGGCTGCACCCGGAGATGCCGTTCCGCTACGACCTGGGCGCGGTGTGGTGGGAGATGACGGGGCTGCCGTTCGCCTTCGCCGTGTGGCAGGCGGCCGGCGGATCGGACGCGCAGCTGCGCGATCTCCATCGCGCCCTGCTCGATTCGCGCATGTACGGGACCGAGCATCGCGGCGATCTGGCGCGGCGGTGGGCCGCGCACTTCGGCTTCACTCCGGCGTTCCTGGACGCGTACTGGGCCGGCCTCTCGTTCGAGCTGGACGCGCCGATGATCGAGGGCCTGCGCGCCTACTACCGCTTCGCCGCCGAGATCGGCGAGATCGACCGCGAGCCCGAACTGCGCTGGGCGGACGTGGGGTTAATAGAAGATGGTTGAAATCATACCGGATCTGACAATCACCTGTGCATGGCAAACGCACAGAGAGACGTCATCCTGAGGACGGCCACACCGTCGTTGCCCCGCACAACCGGTTGCAGGCCGAAGGATCTATAAGCGAGGCCGCACGTGCGCTGCCGGATTGCGCGATCGATCCCCGCGTTCGATCCCGTCTTTCAGAGGCTTTGGTACGACAGACAGCGGAGGCGAGACCGGCTTCAGTCTCGCCCCGCTCGTTCGTTTTCGGTAGATGGAGTGCCCCGCATCGATCACATCGCGGAGAGATCCTCGTCTCCGTCGCCGTCCGGGTGCCACTCGCCGCGCGCGTGGGCCGCGAGCACGGTGCGCAGGAGGATGTCGATCAGGTCCAGGCGCTCGGACTCGCTCCGCGTCTCCAGCAGGCTCTGCTGCCACGCGGGATCCACGCGGATCGTCTGCGCGATGCGGAACGCGACCTCGCTGCTCTCGTCGATCTCGGGCGGCGGCTCTTCCGCCTCCACGGCCTCGCGCAGCACGCGGTGGAACAGGCCGATGGAGCCGCGCCGCCGCTCGGCGAGATCGGGACCGGCATCGCCCGCGTCCTGGTACGGCGTGACCACCGCCTCGTAGTACGGCGCGCCGTCCTCGATCTCCTCGCGGATGGTGAAGCGCTCCTCGCCGACGCAGAAGATGAGCGAGCGGCCGTCCGGCAGCGGCTGGTACTTGAGGATGCGCGCGACGGTGCCGACCCGCGCCTCGTCGGCGTGGAAGGGTCCGTCGCGGTCCGGGTCGTGGTAGACCAGCCCGAAGCGGCTGTCGCCCTCCACGCACCGCGCCACCATCTGCCGGTAGCGCGGCTCGAAGATGTGCAGCGGCATCGGCGCGCCCGGAAGGAGCACCGTGGGGAGCGGAAAGAGCGGGAGGCGGTCCACGTCAGCGCCTTCCGCCGCAGCCCTGCGGCGCCTGCCAAGGGAGGGCGGCGTCGCCCGACGCGGAGACGCGCGTCCACCGCGCCGGGATCGCGCCGTAGGTGTTCGTCTTCGGCTCGGGGAGCATGCACACGTCCAGCCGCCAGGTGCCGGCGGCGAACTGCGGCGCTTTCAGGAGGTAGTCCGATGGGCCCGGCCGCCGCTCCGAATCCAGGTGCAGGTCCATCCACAGCCGCATCACCGCGCCGCCGCGGCGCAGCACCACCTCGCGCACGTCCACGCGGCAATCGCCCTGCCCGTACCACACGATCACGGGGATCCCACCCGGCTGGTCGAACTCGTTCGTGTCGTCGGGATGA encodes:
- a CDS encoding type II toxin-antitoxin system Phd/YefM family antitoxin; the encoded protein is MPDLRDIYPLTDFTRNTREHIARLRETGRPAVLTVNGRSELVVQSAEAYYRLLEVVDRAETILVIQRGRADVAAGETMPLDEAFGEIRATIAP
- a CDS encoding type II toxin-antitoxin system RelE/ParE family toxin; amino-acid sequence: MTYYGVIVQPRAERDIEQAYQYLLKRAPATADRWLDGISEAILSLEEMPSRCALAPESVHVSRVVRHLMHGDYRIIFLVQQRHVRVLTVRHAARKPLRRLPRI
- a CDS encoding RapZ C-terminal domain-containing protein; translation: MAYTQGISVQQIFRRLFRQKFGKNPVSILPLDGDGSQRQMYRMVGDAMETAIGVVGPDREENRAFLSYTEAFRSIALPVPEIYGVDEKAGLYVEEDLGETTLFDGLSLARKADGASPFPAAMVPVYRRILELLPRFQVEGGKAVDYSVAYPRAAFDRQSILWDLNYFKYHFLKLAHVPFNEARLEKDFRRFATFLLGADTRHFLYRDFQSRNIMLRDGEPWFIDYQGGRRGALQYDVASLLIDPKAGVPEELREELLEHYLDALDRHLPNVDRARFRQHFRGYVLVRIMQAMGAYGYRGFYERKPRFLQSVPQAIRNIERILETGFIPVELPELRAVFERICASGSLRRSQPKAAPGLTVNVGSFSYKGGYPDDSGGHGGGFVFDCRAIHNPGRYSEYSPLCGCDEPVIEFLASMPEVEEFWEHVCGLIDNSVGVYLLRGFTSLSVWFGCTGGQHRSVYFANRLAEHLKKNFPSVNVAVHHREEGNWPANRPQPEAESEAEAETQPAGAAR
- a CDS encoding nucleotidyltransferase family protein; protein product: MILAAGLGTRLRPLTDRTPKPLIPVGGVPMLERVARRLIAAGADRLIVNTSHLGEQVEAFLRERDGFGVEWHVSPEPGEPLETGGALVHGEPLFRKDTPFFLHNSDILTDVPLAEMYRAHVRSGALATLAVMERDTARHLLFDDRGLMGRTDAKKGLDLRVRDAAGEVRKLAFGGIHVLSPRVFALLAERGAFSILDPYLRLAGAGETILPFRVDDCTWIDIGRPEQLEMAHARVGELRG
- a CDS encoding menaquinone biosynthesis protein; the encoded protein is MEDERRPLRLGHITYSNCFPVHARLMDCGAPDGIAITEGIPGVLNGLLDRGEIDVAPSSSIEYARHAGLYRILPDFVIGSRGPVRSILFLSRRDPAELAGATVAMPTASATSVVLLKILLAKKWGVRPRAVWFDQAREDPFAAGADAALFIGDVALRDGLHPEMPFRYDLGAVWWEMTGLPFAFAVWQAAGGSDAQLRDLHRALLDSRMYGTEHRGDLARRWAAHFGFTPAFLDAYWAGLSFELDAPMIEGLRAYYRFAAEIGEIDREPELRWADVGLIEDG
- a CDS encoding LON peptidase substrate-binding domain-containing protein, which codes for MDRLPLFPLPTVLLPGAPMPLHIFEPRYRQMVARCVEGDSRFGLVYHDPDRDGPFHADEARVGTVARILKYQPLPDGRSLIFCVGEERFTIREEIEDGAPYYEAVVTPYQDAGDAGPDLAERRRGSIGLFHRVLREAVEAEEPPPEIDESSEVAFRIAQTIRVDPAWQQSLLETRSESERLDLIDILLRTVLAAHARGEWHPDGDGDEDLSAM